One Drosophila subobscura isolate 14011-0131.10 chromosome U, UCBerk_Dsub_1.0, whole genome shotgun sequence DNA window includes the following coding sequences:
- the LOC117901104 gene encoding epidermal retinol dehydrogenase 2, whose protein sequence is MTSAPGLLHMERPLLAFYQFFLDLIIFTIKSAFYILETLYYTLLPMRFRKLKNISGQVVLVTGGGGGVGRLIALNFARLEARIVIWDINQEAIKTTVDLLAKHGYNNCKGYVVDISDREQVYQRAGQVIEEVGPVDILINNAGIVCCKPFWELHDRVIQNTYNINIISHYWTVKAFLPHMMRNNRGHIVTVGSVTGMLGTYGCSDYAATKYACIGFHESLLTDLKAHGYDQIEMSLICPYYINTGMFSGVRPRMQPMLEPQYVADRIVQAVRCNEVWCVLPNSIRLLTPLKCLLPAKMCWELMSRVIRGPESMMMFQGRGRVAAG, encoded by the exons aTGACATCTGCTCCTGGACTCCTACACATGGAACGCCCACTGTTGGCTTTCTATCAGTTTTTCCTCGACCTGATTATATTCACCATCAAATCGGCATTTTATATACTGGAGACGCTCTACTATACCCTGCTGCCCATGCGTTTTAGAAAGTTGAAG AACATCTCCGGTCAGGTGGTGCTCGTCActggtggaggcggcggcgttgGTCGTCTGATAGCGCTCAACTTTGCTCGACTGGAGGCGCGAATTGTCATCTGGGATATCAATCAAGAAG CCATCAAGACAACGGTGGATCTGTTGGCCAAGCATGGCTACAACAACTGCAAGGGCTATGTGGTGGATATATCCGATCGGGAGCAGGTCTATCAGCGTGCCGGCCAGGTCATCGAGGAAGTGGGCCCCGTGGATATATTGATCAACAATGCGGGCATTGTGTGCTGCAAACCATTCTGGGAACTGCACGATCGCGTCATCCAGAACACGtacaacatcaacatcatttCGCACTACTGGACGGTGAAGGCTTTCCTGCCGCACATGATGCGCAACAATCGCGGGCACATTGTCACCGTGGGCTCTGTCACTGGCATGCTGGGCACCTACGGCTGTAGTGATTATGCGGCCACCAAGTACGCCTGCATTGGCTTCCACGAGAGTCTGCTGACGGATCTGAAGGCCCATGGCTACGATCAGATAGAGATGAGTCTTATTTGTCCGTACTACATCAATACGGGCATGTTCTCGGGCGTGCGGCCACGCATGCAGCCCATGCTGGAGCCCCAGTATGTGGCCGATCGCATCGTGCAGGCTGTGCGCTGCAACGAGGTTTGGTGCGTGCTGCCCAACTCCATACGCCTGCTGACGCCACTTAAATG TCTCTTGCCCGCCAAAATGTGCTGGGAGCTGATGTCACGCGTCATACGCGGGCCCGAGTCCATGATGATGTTCCAAGGACGTGGAcgtgtggctgctggctaG
- the LOC117900397 gene encoding uncharacterized protein LOC117900397 isoform X1 — translation MEEGSGMQVDVCSNPMLQPQTSEWLVDPYRKRSESLKIFVAALVRSWRRRGENICQLEEETQHFRDEYLQIKNSVRLSKALKDVELERNGELHLELMMYKRSFNEAQTSIHSLTTDKEKLLHEVECSKREHNELQAVADQRQIEICTALKKQLIDQQRLSQEEQAINRLRRKNADLVTEVTTLRRMQMEYKISEQCLTKELEETNARMSTMQEELNCLQGRMRIWNSNEPLEHEPQVRPKMELQELSISDDSLQTECRKSNKAAFPMPQHVLFNALILFIKIL, via the exons ATGGAAGAAGGATCAGGCATGCAAGTCGATGTCTGTTCAAATCCAAtgctgcagccacagacatCGGAGTGGCTCGTGGATCCTTACCGAAAAAGATCGGAAAGTTTGAAGATCTTTGTCGCGGCGTTGGTGCGCAGCTGGCGCAGGCGAggagaaaatatttgccaattgGAGGAGGAGACGCAGCATTTCAGGGATGAA TACTTACAGATTAAGAACTCGGTACGCCTGTCTAAGGCCCTGAAGGACGTGGAACTCGAGCGGAATGGCGAGCTGCATCTGGAATTGATGATGTACAAGCGAAGCTTCAATGAGGCCCAAACGTCCATTCACAGTCTGACGACAGACAAGGAAAAACTGTTGCACGAAGTGGAATGTAGCAAGAGAGAG CATAACGAACTACAAGCTGTGGCAGACCAGCGACAAATAGAAATCTGTACCGCCCTCAAAAAGCAACTGATCGACCAACAGCGACTgtcgcaggaggagcaggccatCAACCGGCTAAGAAGGAAGAATGCTGACCTCGTCACGGAAGTCACCACGCTCCGCAGGATGCAGATGGAGTACAAAATTAGTGAGCAATGCTTAACCAAGGAGTTGGAGGAAACAAACGCGAGGATGAGCACCATGCAAGAGGAACTAAACTGTCTTCAGGGTAGAATGCGGATATGGAACAG CAATGAGCCGCTGGAGCATGAACCACAGGTCCGCCCCAAGATGGAACTGCAGGAGTTATCCATCTCAGACGACAGTTTACAGACTGAATGCAGGAAAAGTAACAAAGCTGCGTTCCCGATGCCCCAGCATGTGCTTTTCAATGCGCTTAtacttttcattaaaatattatag
- the LOC117900397 gene encoding uncharacterized protein LOC117900397 isoform X2, with protein MEEGSGMQVDVCSNPMLQPQTSEWLVDPYRKRSESLKIFVAALVRSWRRRGENICQLEEETQHFRDEIKNSVRLSKALKDVELERNGELHLELMMYKRSFNEAQTSIHSLTTDKEKLLHEVECSKREHNELQAVADQRQIEICTALKKQLIDQQRLSQEEQAINRLRRKNADLVTEVTTLRRMQMEYKISEQCLTKELEETNARMSTMQEELNCLQGRMRIWNSNEPLEHEPQVRPKMELQELSISDDSLQTECRKSNKAAFPMPQHVLFNALILFIKIL; from the exons ATGGAAGAAGGATCAGGCATGCAAGTCGATGTCTGTTCAAATCCAAtgctgcagccacagacatCGGAGTGGCTCGTGGATCCTTACCGAAAAAGATCGGAAAGTTTGAAGATCTTTGTCGCGGCGTTGGTGCGCAGCTGGCGCAGGCGAggagaaaatatttgccaattgGAGGAGGAGACGCAGCATTTCAGGGATGAA ATTAAGAACTCGGTACGCCTGTCTAAGGCCCTGAAGGACGTGGAACTCGAGCGGAATGGCGAGCTGCATCTGGAATTGATGATGTACAAGCGAAGCTTCAATGAGGCCCAAACGTCCATTCACAGTCTGACGACAGACAAGGAAAAACTGTTGCACGAAGTGGAATGTAGCAAGAGAGAG CATAACGAACTACAAGCTGTGGCAGACCAGCGACAAATAGAAATCTGTACCGCCCTCAAAAAGCAACTGATCGACCAACAGCGACTgtcgcaggaggagcaggccatCAACCGGCTAAGAAGGAAGAATGCTGACCTCGTCACGGAAGTCACCACGCTCCGCAGGATGCAGATGGAGTACAAAATTAGTGAGCAATGCTTAACCAAGGAGTTGGAGGAAACAAACGCGAGGATGAGCACCATGCAAGAGGAACTAAACTGTCTTCAGGGTAGAATGCGGATATGGAACAG CAATGAGCCGCTGGAGCATGAACCACAGGTCCGCCCCAAGATGGAACTGCAGGAGTTATCCATCTCAGACGACAGTTTACAGACTGAATGCAGGAAAAGTAACAAAGCTGCGTTCCCGATGCCCCAGCATGTGCTTTTCAATGCGCTTAtacttttcattaaaatattatag
- the LOC117900844 gene encoding uncharacterized protein LOC117900844 has translation MDQISETVESGKEWLTDPYQKTATKVIVRAWCKRGKDICQLLKAKDYYKHKAMESNNKLHMYKVITEVAEDRNNELCLLLMKSKKNTFQIHSSKISLTADKEQLLEEVDCRKRENEKLKAVTGQRKTELCAARLETRRLRRRISQDELVKFQLKAKNSDLSNEVRMLRSLHRVNQLREQRLNKELLLKSELITIMQKELSLIKERIRNWNDIELKENEQQMRPLIDQLQDLCRGHSFLRMQTIPDSNSRSSMFQKLWPTSLARKPQPMIEKAFPFCFKLNYIFSS, from the exons ATGGACCAGATTTCAGAGACGGTAGAGTCAGGCAAGGAGTGGTTGACGGATCCTTACCAGAAAACGGCAACGAAGGTCATAGTGCGCGCCTGGTGCAAACGCGGCAAAGACATCTGCCAGCTCCTCAAGGCGAAGGATTATTACAAGCACAAA GCCATGGAGAGCAACAATAAGTTGCACATGTACAAAGTCATTACTGAGGTGGCTGAGGATCGGAACAATGagctctgcttgctgctgatgAAGTCCAAGAAGAACACCTTCCAGATTCACTCGTCAAAGATCAGCCTGACGGCAGACAAGgaacagctgctggaggaaGTGGATTGCCGTAAGAGAGAG AATGAGAAACTAAAAGCAGTTACAGGCCAGCGAAAAACAGAACTCTGCGCCGCTCGGTTGGAGACGCGGAGACTCCGAAGACGAATATCCCAGGATGAGTTGGTTAAGTTTCAACTTAAAGCAAAGAACTCTGACCTAAGCAACGAAGTTAGAATGCTCAGAAGTTTGCACAGAGTCAACCAATTAAGGGAGCAACGTTTAAACAAGGAACTTCTACTTAAATCTGAATTGATTACCATCATGCAGAAAGAATTAAGTTTAATAAAGGAAAGAATTCGGAATTGGAACGA CATTGAGCTGAAGGAGAACGAACAACAAATGCGTCCCTTGATAGACCAACTGCAGGATCTCTGCAGAGGACACAGTTTCCTGAGAATGCAGACGATACcggacagcaacagcaggagctcCATGTTTCAGAAACTCTGGCCAACGAGTTTGGCGAGGAAGCCTCAGCCTATGATAGAAAAGGCGTTTCCTTTCTGCTTTAAGCTGAATTACATTTTTAGTTCCTGA